A region of Streptomyces paludis DNA encodes the following proteins:
- a CDS encoding 2-isopropylmalate synthase — MPPRQGRGRAVPVVDVVRESARAGRMVFFEESARDGAQAKTLMGAGFRVRLAREQGAIFGADGPRHVVFAAGFPSVCAQEFEATRQVALEAQDSVSPAAICRGTAADVRLALGAVRGAAGARVMVIVAASEATARALVHSDARTALATGMDVVKEAVDLAAGDGVAVDVCLVDAPRADPALVAEYAGAMTAGGAGTIVLADTVGDLLPGQARTLFQRVAAGAGPDTVLVSHLHNDLGLGLANTLAALETGVRVVACSWLGMAERSGMAATEQLLFLLAHDPAKAARLTGSARELWWTPPDLTRLPGIARMVSAETGVPLTVTTPIVGTGVATISTGTPFTHPRTFQPYDPQRHLGLEPTVVLTHLASRRVLRAVAERLGHDLDPVRTRTALAWVKDRAYRLGQAVVPDADFAAYLDGLTASTTAPTPEPVPTPGPATAPTS; from the coding sequence ATGCCACCTCGCCAGGGACGGGGGCGGGCGGTGCCGGTGGTGGATGTGGTGCGGGAGTCGGCTCGGGCGGGGCGGATGGTGTTCTTCGAGGAGTCGGCGCGGGACGGGGCGCAGGCCAAGACATTGATGGGCGCCGGTTTCCGGGTGCGGCTGGCCCGCGAGCAGGGTGCGATCTTCGGCGCGGACGGGCCGCGGCATGTGGTGTTCGCGGCGGGCTTCCCCTCGGTGTGCGCCCAGGAGTTCGAGGCGACGCGCCAAGTCGCCCTGGAGGCACAGGATTCGGTGAGTCCGGCGGCGATCTGCCGGGGCACGGCGGCGGACGTGCGGCTGGCGCTGGGTGCGGTACGGGGCGCGGCGGGCGCGCGGGTGATGGTGATCGTGGCGGCGTCGGAGGCGACCGCCCGCGCCCTGGTGCACAGCGACGCCCGTACCGCCCTGGCCACGGGCATGGACGTGGTCAAGGAGGCCGTGGACCTGGCGGCGGGCGACGGTGTCGCGGTGGACGTGTGCCTGGTGGACGCGCCCCGCGCGGACCCCGCGCTGGTGGCCGAGTACGCGGGGGCGATGACGGCGGGCGGCGCGGGGACGATCGTCCTGGCCGACACCGTCGGAGATCTGCTGCCCGGCCAGGCCCGCACCCTGTTCCAGCGGGTCGCGGCCGGGGCCGGCCCGGACACCGTCCTGGTGTCACACCTGCACAACGACCTCGGCCTCGGCCTGGCCAACACCCTGGCCGCGCTGGAGACCGGCGTACGGGTGGTGGCCTGCTCCTGGCTCGGCATGGCCGAGCGCAGCGGCATGGCGGCCACCGAGCAACTCCTCTTCCTGCTCGCCCACGACCCGGCCAAGGCCGCCCGACTCACCGGTTCCGCAAGGGAGTTGTGGTGGACGCCGCCGGACCTGACCCGGCTGCCGGGGATCGCCCGGATGGTGTCCGCCGAGACCGGTGTGCCGCTCACCGTCACCACACCCATCGTGGGCACCGGCGTCGCCACGATCTCCACCGGCACCCCGTTCACCCACCCGAGAACCTTCCAACCGTACGATCCCCAGCGGCACTTGGGCCTGGAGCCGACCGTCGTCCTGACCCATCTCGCGAGCCGGCGTGTGCTGCGCGCGGTCGCCGAACGCCTCGGACACGACCTGGACCCGGTCCGTACCCGGACCGCACTGGCCTGGGTCAAGGACCGCGCGTACCGGCTCGGCCAAGCCGTCGTCCCCGACGCCGACTTCGCCGCCTACCTCGACGGCCTCACCGCCAGCACAACGGCGCCCACGCCCGAGCCCGTACCCACGCCCGGACCCGCGACCGCGCCCACTTCCTGA
- a CDS encoding EamA family transporter — protein sequence MQVSRERNAGLGLALVSAVAFGGSGVAAKPLIEAGFDPLHVVWLRVTGAALVMLPVAWRHRALLVRRPALLLGFGLLAVAGVQAFYFAALSRIPVGVALLIEYLAPALVLLWVRFVRRRPVTRAAAVGVVLAVGGLACVVEVWAGLGFDPVGVLLALGAACCQVGYFVLSDPDGDGEDVADPLGVIAYGLIIGSVVLTAVARPWRMDWSLLGGSAVMDGSRVAVWLLLGWIVLIATVLAYVTGVISVRRLSPQVAGVVACLEAVIATVLAWVLLREHLSAPQILGGVVVLIGAFIAQSSTPKAPPAGPVAGGGTGAGAGGVGVGGVGAGAPAGEGVGDGDPSPVPAGPAGQ from the coding sequence ATGCAGGTGTCTCGGGAGAGGAACGCCGGCCTGGGGCTCGCCCTCGTGTCGGCGGTCGCGTTCGGTGGTTCGGGTGTCGCGGCCAAGCCGCTGATCGAAGCGGGGTTCGACCCGCTCCATGTCGTCTGGCTCCGGGTCACCGGCGCCGCCCTTGTCATGCTCCCGGTGGCCTGGCGCCATCGCGCGCTGCTCGTCCGCCGGCCCGCGCTGCTCCTCGGCTTCGGGCTGCTGGCTGTCGCGGGCGTCCAGGCTTTCTACTTCGCCGCGCTCTCCCGTATCCCCGTCGGGGTCGCGCTGCTCATCGAGTACCTCGCGCCGGCGCTCGTGCTGCTCTGGGTCCGGTTCGTACGGCGCCGGCCGGTCACCCGCGCCGCCGCCGTCGGGGTCGTGCTCGCGGTGGGCGGGCTCGCCTGTGTGGTGGAGGTGTGGGCCGGGCTCGGCTTCGACCCGGTCGGGGTGCTGCTCGCGCTCGGCGCGGCCTGCTGCCAGGTCGGCTACTTCGTCCTGTCCGACCCGGACGGCGACGGCGAGGACGTGGCGGATCCGCTGGGCGTGATCGCGTACGGACTGATCATCGGCTCCGTCGTGCTGACGGCCGTCGCCCGCCCCTGGCGGATGGACTGGTCGCTGCTCGGCGGCAGCGCCGTGATGGACGGGTCGCGTGTCGCGGTCTGGCTGCTGCTGGGCTGGATCGTGCTGATCGCCACCGTCCTCGCGTACGTCACCGGGGTGATCTCCGTACGCCGCCTCTCCCCGCAGGTCGCCGGTGTGGTCGCCTGTCTGGAGGCGGTCATCGCGACCGTACTGGCGTGGGTGCTGCTGCGGGAGCACCTTTCGGCGCCGCAGATCCTCGGTGGGGTGGTCGTGCTGATCGGCGCGTTCATCGCGCAGTCGTCGACCCCGAAGGCGCCGCCCGCCGGGCCGGTGGCCGGTGGGGGGACGGGTGCGGGTGCGGGCGGCGTGGGTGTGGGCGGCGTGGGTGCGGGTGCGCCTGCGGGGGAAGGCGTGGGGGACGGCGATCCTTCCCCGGTTCCGGCCGGGCCCGCCGGGCAGTAG
- a CDS encoding PadR family transcriptional regulator — protein MRSHGHEHGHEYGPGVGRRGAFGPFGPPFGGPFGRGRGPGGGRGRARRGDVRASILALLKDRPMHGYEMIQEIGERSGGAWRPSPGSVYPTLQLLEDEGLITNRSEGGKKLFTLTEAGTAEAEAGSEAPWEEAGRGFDRESVDEIRQAGFGLMEAFGQVWKTGTPEQREKALAVINESRKKLYLILADEG, from the coding sequence ATGCGTTCACATGGACATGAACACGGACATGAGTACGGGCCGGGAGTCGGGCGGCGTGGGGCTTTTGGGCCGTTTGGGCCGCCGTTCGGTGGGCCGTTCGGGCGGGGGCGGGGGCCCGGTGGGGGGCGGGGGAGGGCTCGGCGTGGTGATGTGCGGGCGTCGATCCTGGCGCTGCTCAAGGACCGGCCGATGCACGGCTACGAGATGATCCAGGAGATCGGCGAGCGCAGTGGCGGGGCCTGGCGCCCCAGTCCGGGGTCGGTGTACCCGACGCTCCAGCTGCTGGAGGACGAAGGGCTGATCACCAACCGGAGCGAGGGCGGCAAGAAGCTGTTCACGCTCACCGAGGCCGGCACGGCGGAGGCCGAGGCCGGGTCGGAGGCTCCCTGGGAGGAGGCCGGCCGCGGGTTCGACCGGGAGTCCGTGGATGAGATCCGGCAGGCCGGATTCGGGCTGATGGAGGCGTTCGGGCAGGTCTGGAAGACCGGCACGCCCGAGCAGCGCGAGAAGGCCCTCGCGGTCATCAACGAATCGCGCAAGAAGCTCTATCTGATCCTCGCCGACGAAGGATGA
- a CDS encoding Clp protease N-terminal domain-containing protein, with protein sequence MRNPPPRVPHPAAPPRIDELEAQLSPELMSVVAGARRRAHRGADAQIDTAHLLHSLLETDPEVRAVFDSEPQPARVLGYLVQRSIGYGLRWQGTVEDSGALPVVRREVPGWSPPAVTAMAAALNRAALRGAPRARGLDLLAALAADGSCRAVEVLERAGVDTLSLSDRVSAASRQVSWE encoded by the coding sequence GTGCGAAACCCTCCACCGCGAGTACCCCACCCGGCGGCGCCGCCGCGCATCGACGAACTTGAGGCGCAGCTCTCTCCCGAGCTGATGTCCGTGGTCGCGGGCGCCCGCAGACGGGCCCACCGCGGCGCCGACGCGCAGATCGACACGGCCCATCTGCTGCACTCCCTGCTGGAGACGGACCCCGAGGTGCGGGCCGTGTTCGACAGCGAGCCCCAGCCGGCCCGGGTGCTCGGCTATCTCGTCCAGCGGAGCATCGGATACGGGCTGCGCTGGCAGGGGACCGTCGAGGACTCCGGCGCGCTGCCCGTTGTACGGCGTGAGGTGCCGGGCTGGTCGCCGCCCGCCGTGACCGCCATGGCCGCCGCGCTGAACCGGGCGGCGCTGCGTGGCGCGCCCCGGGCCCGCGGGCTCGATCTGCTGGCGGCGCTCGCCGCCGACGGGTCCTGCCGGGCGGTCGAGGTACTCGAACGGGCCGGGGTGGACACCCTGTCGCTGAGCGACCGTGTCTCCGCCGCGTCTCGACAGGTGTCATGGGAGTGA